One stretch of Pseudomonas fluorescens Q2-87 DNA includes these proteins:
- a CDS encoding DMT family transporter has translation MTTRRALDGQVCALMTGLCAIWGFQQVAIKASAADMAPMLQLGVRSAIAALLVWLLVLVRGERLSMADGSWRPGMLVGLLFALEFVLVGEGLRHTTASHMVIFLYTAPMFAALGLHWRLPSERLKPAQWLGIAVAFSGIVVAFSGASGAGSGSSLLGDGMGLLAGALWGATTVTVRCSRLTDLPASQTLLYQLVGAGVLLIGMSMAVGQTTINPTPQLLASLAFQVLLVSFASFLIWFSLLRRYLASQLGVLSFMTPLYGIGFGVWLLDEPLEPNFIVGAALVLGGILLVSGYGWFRQRWGQWLVLRRN, from the coding sequence ATGACCACCCGCCGCGCCCTGGATGGCCAGGTCTGCGCCTTGATGACCGGCCTTTGCGCCATTTGGGGCTTCCAGCAAGTCGCCATCAAGGCCAGCGCCGCCGACATGGCGCCGATGCTTCAGCTGGGTGTGCGCTCCGCCATCGCTGCGCTGCTGGTCTGGTTGCTGGTGTTGGTGCGCGGTGAGCGCCTGTCCATGGCCGATGGCAGTTGGCGTCCGGGCATGCTGGTGGGCTTGCTGTTTGCCCTGGAGTTCGTGCTGGTGGGCGAAGGCCTGCGGCATACGACGGCTTCGCACATGGTGATCTTCCTGTACACCGCGCCGATGTTCGCCGCCCTTGGCTTGCACTGGAGACTGCCCAGCGAACGCCTCAAGCCGGCGCAATGGCTGGGCATCGCGGTGGCATTCAGTGGAATCGTGGTGGCCTTCAGTGGCGCCTCGGGCGCGGGCAGCGGCAGTTCACTGCTCGGCGACGGCATGGGCTTGCTGGCCGGTGCGCTGTGGGGCGCTACCACGGTGACGGTCCGTTGCTCGCGGTTGACCGACCTGCCAGCCAGCCAGACGCTGTTGTATCAATTGGTGGGCGCTGGGGTGCTGTTGATCGGGATGTCGATGGCGGTGGGCCAAACGACGATCAATCCCACGCCGCAATTACTGGCGAGCCTGGCGTTCCAGGTGCTGCTGGTGTCGTTCGCCAGTTTCCTGATCTGGTTCTCGTTGCTGCGGCGCTATCTTGCTTCGCAACTGGGCGTACTGTCGTTCATGACGCCGCTGTATGGCATCGGCTTCGGTGTCTGGCTATTGGATGAGCCACTGGAACCTAACTTCATCGTCGGGGCGGCGTTGGTTCTGGGCGGGATTTTGCTGGTCAGTGGCTACGGCTGGTTTCGCCAACGCTGGGGACAATGGCTGGTATTGCGTCGAAATTAA
- a CDS encoding AraC family transcriptional regulator, with protein MHIPAQHLRIPPFETALPAPIYFRSACMPAHATYPRHRHAWGEFVYSYSGVMEIETAHHHYLAPPQYGIWLPPDLEHVGFNRHEACHCSLYLAAELCDALPAAPCALTLSPLIRALLEELRSDPPSQPQTVQQQRLLQVLVDKLGQAPHVGSYLPSSDDPLLGPVLRALEANPGDLRSLPELARAANTTERTLMRRAQRDLGMSLVEWRQRLKVIEALALLERGQTVETIGLDLGYSSASAFISMFRKMMGTTPDEYRRRHLTQA; from the coding sequence ATGCACATTCCCGCGCAACATTTGCGGATCCCGCCGTTCGAAACGGCGCTGCCCGCACCGATCTATTTTCGCAGCGCCTGCATGCCGGCCCATGCCACTTATCCACGGCACCGGCATGCCTGGGGCGAGTTCGTCTATTCGTACAGTGGGGTGATGGAGATCGAGACCGCGCACCACCATTATCTGGCGCCACCGCAATACGGTATCTGGCTGCCGCCGGATCTGGAGCATGTCGGATTCAATCGGCACGAGGCCTGCCATTGTTCGTTGTACCTGGCGGCTGAACTGTGCGACGCGTTGCCCGCTGCGCCTTGCGCGTTGACCCTAAGCCCGTTGATCCGCGCCCTTCTCGAAGAACTGCGCAGCGACCCGCCGAGCCAGCCGCAGACCGTTCAGCAGCAACGCCTGTTGCAGGTGCTGGTGGACAAGCTGGGCCAGGCGCCGCATGTCGGCAGCTACCTGCCCTCTTCCGATGACCCGCTTCTTGGCCCGGTGCTACGGGCATTGGAGGCCAACCCCGGCGATCTACGTTCGCTGCCGGAACTGGCCCGCGCCGCCAACACCACCGAACGCACCCTGATGCGCAGGGCCCAACGGGACCTGGGCATGTCCTTGGTGGAATGGCGCCAGCGCCTGAAGGTCATCGAAGCCCTCGCCCTGCTTGAACGAGGCCAGACCGTGGAAACCATCGGCCTGGACCTGGGCTATAGCAGCGCCTCGGCGTTTATCAGCATGTTTCGCAAGATGATGGGGACCACGCCGGATGAGTATCGACGCAGGCATTTGACCCAGGCATGA
- a CDS encoding ArsR/SmtB family transcription factor, protein MNAEHHDVGVSQVAAAIAEPARTRMLCALMDGHARTSTELASIAEVSASTASAHLAKLKDLALVRLHIQGRHRYYSLADPRVAQALEALMVIGQNAAPTFTPRTPDRLQFARTCYDHMAGTLAVRLHDHMIEAGWLVEGEGPDYRLSEAGEGLFAGLGIDVQALAIQRRRFACPCLDWSMRRPHLGGALGAALLQLAIKRKWLIQDLDSRALGLTASGRREMAGRFGVSAQMDVEPTDAFASKPAPTVELR, encoded by the coding sequence ATGAACGCAGAACATCATGATGTGGGCGTGTCCCAGGTAGCCGCCGCCATTGCTGAACCGGCCCGCACCCGAATGCTCTGTGCATTGATGGACGGCCACGCCCGCACCAGCACCGAATTAGCGAGCATTGCCGAGGTCAGTGCTTCCACCGCCAGCGCTCACCTGGCCAAGCTCAAGGACTTGGCCTTGGTGCGCCTGCATATCCAGGGCCGGCATCGCTATTACAGCCTGGCGGACCCGCGCGTCGCCCAGGCCCTCGAAGCGCTGATGGTGATCGGCCAGAACGCCGCGCCGACCTTCACGCCACGCACGCCGGATCGCCTGCAATTTGCCCGCACCTGTTACGACCACATGGCCGGCACGCTGGCGGTGCGGTTGCATGATCACATGATCGAGGCCGGCTGGCTGGTGGAAGGGGAAGGCCCCGACTATCGCCTGAGCGAAGCCGGCGAAGGGCTGTTCGCGGGGTTGGGCATCGATGTGCAAGCCCTGGCCATTCAGCGGCGCCGGTTCGCCTGCCCGTGCCTGGATTGGAGCATGCGCCGCCCGCACTTGGGCGGGGCGCTGGGGGCGGCGTTGTTGCAGCTGGCGATCAAGCGCAAGTGGTTGATCCAGGATCTGGATAGCCGGGCGTTGGGGCTGACGGCCAGTGGCCGTCGGGAGATGGCGGGGCGGTTTGGGGTGAGTGCGCAAATGGATGTCGAACCCACTGACGCTTTCGCGAGCAAGCCCGCTCCCACAGTGGAATTGCGTTAA
- a CDS encoding cytochrome P450, which yields MDPIIAATHPDPYPYYASLRAKGGLTFDRPSNLWIASSAEAVCAVLRHPDCQVRPADEPVPKAIAEGPAGRVFGQLMRMNEGERHRCPRAAIAPGLQDVDPQRIEDLVRARFLREGAEGLRQAQFIGPVSVIAALLGFNPADSRLVSELTTDFVACLSPLSDATQLAAAHRASEQLARLFNERTEARDNPLLMGIGQGFEGADPDNRVANLIGLLSQTFDATAGLIGNALLALIRNPELHQTLKDDATQISPLLAEIQRFDPPVQNTRRFVAAPCQILGTALEPAATILVLLASANRDPQLNPQPDALLLERANRRSFSFGTGRHECPGQTLALEIARATLGTILARELSLDRLAWRYRPSLNGRIPQFSDRP from the coding sequence ATGGACCCGATCATCGCCGCAACCCACCCCGATCCCTACCCTTACTACGCAAGCCTGCGGGCCAAGGGCGGGCTGACCTTCGACCGGCCATCGAACCTGTGGATCGCCAGCAGCGCCGAGGCGGTATGCGCGGTGCTGCGTCACCCCGATTGCCAGGTGCGCCCCGCCGATGAGCCGGTGCCAAAGGCGATTGCCGAGGGGCCTGCCGGCCGGGTGTTCGGGCAGTTGATGCGAATGAACGAAGGAGAACGGCATCGCTGCCCACGTGCGGCGATTGCGCCGGGGTTGCAGGACGTTGATCCACAGCGCATTGAGGATCTGGTCAGGGCACGTTTCCTCAGGGAAGGCGCCGAAGGCCTGCGCCAGGCCCAATTCATCGGACCGGTCAGCGTGATAGCGGCGTTGCTGGGTTTCAATCCGGCGGACAGTCGGCTGGTCAGCGAACTGACGACCGATTTCGTCGCCTGCCTGTCGCCCCTGAGCGATGCAACGCAACTGGCGGCCGCCCACCGGGCCAGCGAGCAACTGGCAAGGTTGTTTAACGAACGGACCGAGGCGCGAGACAACCCATTGTTGATGGGCATTGGCCAGGGCTTCGAGGGCGCCGATCCGGATAATCGGGTCGCCAACCTGATCGGCCTGCTCTCGCAAACCTTTGACGCCACGGCAGGCCTGATCGGCAATGCGCTGCTGGCGCTGATACGCAATCCGGAGTTGCATCAAACACTCAAGGACGATGCCACACAGATCAGCCCGTTGCTGGCCGAAATCCAGCGCTTCGACCCGCCCGTGCAAAACACCCGCCGCTTCGTCGCCGCACCTTGCCAGATTCTCGGCACCGCGCTGGAACCCGCCGCGACGATCCTGGTGCTGCTGGCCTCGGCCAACCGCGATCCCCAGCTCAATCCGCAGCCGGATGCCCTGCTGCTGGAGCGCGCGAACCGCCGCAGTTTCAGCTTCGGTACCGGCCGCCACGAATGCCCGGGGCAAACTCTGGCGCTGGAGATCGCCCGCGCCACGCTGGGTACGATACTTGCGCGAGAACTGTCGCTGGACCGATTGGCCTGGCGCTACCGCCCCTCTCTCAACGGACGCATCCCGCAGTTCAGCGACCGGCCCTGA
- a CDS encoding FKBP-type peptidyl-prolyl cis-trans isomerase encodes MNEELQIIDLEQGDGKSVVKGALITTQYRGTLEDGTEFDSSYSRGKPFQCVIGTGRVIKGWDLGLMGMKVGGKRKLLVPAHLAYGERSMGAHIKPNANLIFEIELLEVLTRDD; translated from the coding sequence ATGAACGAAGAACTGCAAATCATCGACCTGGAACAGGGCGACGGTAAAAGCGTAGTCAAAGGTGCGCTGATTACCACTCAATATCGCGGCACGCTGGAGGACGGCACCGAATTCGATTCGTCCTACAGTCGCGGCAAACCCTTCCAGTGCGTCATCGGTACCGGACGCGTTATCAAGGGTTGGGACCTTGGCCTCATGGGCATGAAAGTCGGCGGCAAGCGCAAGCTGCTGGTGCCGGCCCATCTTGCCTACGGTGAGCGGTCCATGGGCGCGCACATCAAGCCCAACGCCAACCTCATCTTCGAAATAGAGCTGTTGGAAGTACTGACCCGAGACGATTGA
- a CDS encoding M4 family metallopeptidase, producing MIDSRPLHSFIPPYILNRIIAHGSEQQRSSALGTLTHVRSLRHNPGPPGNLPAAAKLPKRDKAGHPQRAVHDAQNTMELPGQPIRLEGQAASGDPAVDEAYDALGATYDFFWKVLGRDSIDNKGFALVGSVHYGQGYENAFWNGAQMVFGDGDGEIFQRFTRSLDVVAHELAHGVTESEAGLIYANQSGALNESISDVFGSLVKQFVLEQTADQADWLIGADLLTDKINGDGLRSMSNPGTAYDDPLLGKDPQPAHMREFVITREDNGGVHINSGIPNRAFYLTATTLGGFAWEKAGRIWYETLCDRRLANDASFSAFARLTVEHARQRFGTREVQAVQNGWLQVGVDLTQES from the coding sequence ATGATCGACTCTCGCCCCCTCCACAGCTTCATTCCTCCCTACATCCTCAACCGCATCATCGCCCACGGCTCCGAACAGCAACGTTCCAGTGCCCTCGGCACGCTGACCCACGTGCGCAGCCTGCGGCACAATCCCGGCCCACCCGGCAATCTTCCCGCCGCCGCGAAACTGCCCAAGCGCGACAAGGCCGGTCATCCGCAGCGCGCCGTGCATGACGCCCAAAACACCATGGAACTGCCCGGCCAACCGATACGCCTGGAAGGCCAGGCAGCCAGCGGCGACCCGGCCGTGGACGAGGCCTATGATGCCCTCGGAGCCACTTACGACTTTTTCTGGAAAGTGCTGGGCCGCGACTCCATCGACAACAAAGGCTTTGCCCTGGTGGGCAGCGTGCATTACGGCCAGGGCTACGAAAACGCCTTCTGGAATGGCGCGCAGATGGTGTTCGGCGATGGCGACGGTGAAATTTTCCAGCGCTTCACCCGATCCCTGGACGTCGTGGCCCATGAGCTGGCCCATGGGGTCACTGAAAGCGAAGCCGGGTTGATCTACGCCAATCAGTCCGGTGCGTTGAACGAGTCCATCTCCGATGTGTTCGGCTCGCTGGTCAAGCAGTTCGTGCTCGAACAGACCGCCGACCAGGCGGACTGGTTGATCGGCGCCGACCTGCTCACCGACAAGATCAACGGCGATGGCCTGCGCAGCATGTCCAACCCCGGCACCGCCTATGACGACCCGCTGCTGGGCAAAGACCCACAACCGGCGCACATGCGCGAGTTCGTCATCACCCGTGAGGACAACGGCGGCGTGCACATCAACTCGGGGATTCCCAATCGCGCCTTTTATCTGACGGCGACCACGCTGGGCGGATTCGCCTGGGAAAAGGCCGGGCGGATCTGGTATGAAACCTTGTGCGACAGAAGACTGGCCAACGACGCGTCCTTCAGCGCCTTCGCCCGCTTGACCGTCGAGCACGCCCGCCAGCGATTCGGTACGCGGGAAGTGCAGGCGGTGCAGAACGGCTGGCTGCAGGTCGGCGTCGACCTGACACAGGAGAGCTGA
- a CDS encoding protealysin inhibitor emfourin: MKNLPDLDDNAVVRLSRQGGVAAIHALTRPREIEFAQCDLDQRTRICSVLEGCLPLTSSTPGRGDQRFFQIEVRYRANDQDDEMVMQVPEDQAPGELVHLWDKGEVL; this comes from the coding sequence ATGAAAAACCTTCCAGACCTCGACGACAACGCTGTGGTACGGCTGTCACGCCAAGGTGGCGTGGCGGCCATCCATGCACTGACCCGCCCACGGGAAATCGAATTCGCCCAATGCGACCTCGACCAGCGCACCCGCATCTGTTCGGTGCTGGAAGGTTGTCTGCCGTTGACCTCGTCCACACCCGGGCGAGGCGACCAGCGCTTCTTCCAGATCGAAGTGCGTTACCGCGCCAACGACCAGGATGACGAAATGGTGATGCAGGTGCCTGAGGACCAGGCACCCGGCGAACTGGTGCACTTGTGGGACAAGGGCGAAGTGCTCTGA
- a CDS encoding RcnB family protein → MRKPTLIASLVLIAGLGALGPVAQAVEKTGDALEHSPSNGRRLVENDRVPADYQRADKAMKDWKQKKLEQPTEEQQWVHIDDKYLLIETVSGAIVKIVPATR, encoded by the coding sequence ATGCGCAAACCAACCCTGATCGCCAGCCTGGTCCTGATTGCCGGCCTCGGAGCCCTTGGGCCTGTTGCGCAAGCGGTCGAGAAGACAGGAGACGCTCTTGAGCATTCGCCGAGCAATGGCCGCCGGCTGGTAGAGAACGACCGGGTACCGGCCGACTACCAGCGTGCGGACAAAGCCATGAAAGACTGGAAACAGAAAAAGCTCGAGCAGCCGACAGAAGAGCAGCAATGGGTGCATATCGATGATAAGTATCTGCTGATCGAAACCGTGTCCGGCGCAATCGTCAAGATCGTGCCGGCCACGCGCTAG
- a CDS encoding DNA alkylation repair protein, with protein MSTTASPALKEIFNSARLEHIASEMRAVYPDFDAKGFLHMANDGLAGLSVMQRMARVSECLHAVLPLSFEASLDVLREVAPRLNSAFVSMFLPHYVASYGRHAFDPSLDALKYFTRFGSSEFAVRHFLRDDLERTLKVMHEWALDANEHVRRLASEGSRPRLPWSFHLEPIQANPGLAAGILDALKADSSLYVRKSVANHLNDVTKAHPDWVLDRIEGWPLDNSHTRWIARHALRSLIKQGNARALAVIGVGGKAHVHILDLQVSPAVIRLGDQITLSFKVQSTLGQEQRLVIDYAIDYVKASGGTSAKVFKLKTFDLPAQGCISLSRSQSIRELTTRRHYAGRHAVHLLVNGERLGSTAFDILS; from the coding sequence ATGAGCACCACCGCATCACCAGCCCTCAAGGAAATCTTCAACAGCGCCCGCCTGGAACACATCGCCAGCGAAATGCGCGCGGTGTATCCGGACTTCGATGCCAAGGGGTTCTTGCACATGGCCAATGACGGACTGGCCGGGTTGTCAGTGATGCAGCGCATGGCCCGGGTCAGCGAATGCTTGCATGCGGTGTTGCCCCTCAGCTTTGAGGCATCGCTGGACGTGCTGCGCGAGGTCGCACCGCGCCTGAACAGCGCTTTTGTCAGCATGTTTTTACCCCACTATGTGGCGTCTTACGGTCGGCACGCCTTCGACCCGTCCCTGGACGCGCTCAAGTACTTCACCCGGTTCGGCTCCTCGGAGTTTGCGGTGCGGCATTTCTTGCGCGACGACCTGGAGCGCACCCTCAAGGTCATGCATGAATGGGCCCTGGATGCCAACGAGCACGTGCGCCGACTGGCCAGCGAAGGCAGCCGGCCACGCTTGCCATGGTCGTTTCACCTTGAGCCGATCCAGGCCAACCCCGGACTTGCCGCCGGGATCCTCGACGCACTCAAGGCCGACAGCAGCCTTTACGTGCGCAAGTCAGTGGCCAACCACCTCAATGACGTGACCAAGGCACATCCGGATTGGGTGTTGGACCGGATCGAGGGCTGGCCGCTCGACAATAGCCACACCCGATGGATTGCCCGACACGCGCTGCGCAGCCTGATCAAACAAGGGAATGCCAGGGCGCTGGCTGTCATCGGAGTGGGCGGCAAGGCACACGTCCATATCCTGGATTTGCAAGTGAGCCCTGCAGTGATTCGCCTGGGAGACCAGATCACCCTGTCGTTCAAGGTGCAATCAACCCTCGGACAGGAGCAGCGCTTGGTGATCGATTACGCCATCGACTACGTGAAGGCTTCCGGCGGCACCTCAGCCAAAGTCTTCAAGCTCAAGACCTTCGACCTGCCCGCCCAGGGCTGCATCAGCCTCAGCCGCTCCCAATCCATCCGCGAGTTGACCACCCGCCGGCACTACGCCGGCCGGCACGCGGTGCACCTGCTGGTCAACGGCGAGCGATTGGGCAGCACGGCATTCGACATTCTTTCCTGA
- a CDS encoding putative bifunctional diguanylate cyclase/phosphodiesterase — MLIGSYSPALVSISVFVAVLASYTALDLAGRIATTQGRAAHAWMVGGALAMGVGVWSMHFIGMLAFTLPVELGYDLSITALSLLIAILSCGFALWLVSQPRLPVWQLAFGALIMGAGISAMHYTGMAALRMQPGIDYDPTLFGASLMIAVGASAAALWIAFRLRRNTPHVRLARAGAAVVMGIAIVGMHYTGMAGAQFRDGSFCGSLDGLSGKGLDNVVLITTLAVLAIALLTSILDARMEARTAELAQSLTQANRELTQLALHDPLTGLPNRVLLADRISQAMHRVQEQGGCFALMFIDLDGFKPVNDAFGHHMGDLLLRDVALRLREDLRSQDTLARIGGDEFVLLVQLAEPDDALRLAARQVGLIARTFRVAEHDLQISASVGIALFPGNGQSADELLMNADAAMYHAKGAGKNGYSFFDASMNSNARKQLQLLQDLRIAVEQRQFSLHYQPKFDAANGRPVGAEALLRWAHPTQGQLMPDTFIDLAEKTGLIIPIGEWVLNEACRQMREWYVLGYTDWRIAVNLSALQFCHAGLVQSVAKALQTHHLPANSLTLEITETTAMSDADASMTVLQQLSDMGVDLSIDDFGTGYSSLMYLKRLPANELKIDRGFVRDLEHDSDDAAIVSAIVALGQALGLRIVAEGVETDVQQSFLTKLGCDSLQGYLLGHPQPAERFIHDIRQAQHVAMA; from the coding sequence ATGCTGATCGGCAGTTATTCCCCCGCCCTTGTTTCAATCTCCGTGTTTGTTGCCGTACTGGCTTCCTACACCGCACTGGATCTGGCCGGGCGTATCGCCACCACCCAGGGGCGCGCGGCGCATGCGTGGATGGTAGGTGGCGCGTTGGCGATGGGGGTGGGCGTGTGGTCCATGCATTTCATCGGCATGCTGGCGTTCACGCTCCCGGTGGAGCTTGGCTATGACCTGTCGATCACCGCGCTGTCGCTGTTGATCGCCATCCTTTCCTGTGGATTTGCCTTGTGGCTGGTCAGCCAGCCGCGTTTGCCCGTGTGGCAGTTGGCCTTCGGCGCGCTGATCATGGGTGCCGGCATCAGCGCCATGCATTACACCGGCATGGCCGCGCTGCGGATGCAGCCAGGCATCGATTATGACCCGACGTTGTTCGGGGCTTCGCTGATGATTGCCGTCGGCGCCTCGGCGGCCGCGCTGTGGATTGCCTTTCGCTTGCGCCGCAACACGCCCCATGTGCGCCTGGCTCGCGCGGGCGCGGCGGTGGTCATGGGCATCGCCATTGTCGGCATGCACTACACCGGCATGGCCGGGGCGCAATTTCGCGATGGCAGCTTTTGCGGTTCCCTGGACGGCTTGAGTGGCAAGGGCCTGGACAATGTGGTGCTGATCACCACGCTGGCGGTACTGGCCATCGCCTTGCTGACCTCTATTCTTGACGCGCGCATGGAAGCCCGGACTGCCGAACTGGCCCAATCCCTGACCCAGGCCAATCGGGAACTGACCCAACTGGCCCTGCACGACCCACTGACCGGATTGCCCAACCGCGTGCTCCTGGCCGATCGTATCAGCCAGGCGATGCATCGAGTCCAGGAGCAGGGCGGCTGCTTTGCCTTGATGTTCATCGACCTCGATGGCTTCAAGCCGGTCAACGACGCCTTCGGTCACCACATGGGTGATCTGCTGCTGCGGGACGTGGCCCTGCGCCTGCGTGAAGACTTGCGCAGCCAGGATACGCTGGCGCGGATCGGCGGCGATGAGTTCGTGTTACTGGTGCAACTGGCCGAGCCCGACGACGCCTTGCGACTGGCGGCGCGTCAGGTCGGCTTGATCGCCCGCACGTTCCGGGTGGCTGAACATGACTTGCAGATCTCTGCGAGTGTCGGCATTGCGCTTTTCCCCGGCAACGGCCAGAGCGCCGATGAATTGCTGATGAATGCGGACGCGGCGATGTACCACGCCAAGGGCGCCGGCAAGAACGGCTACAGTTTTTTCGACGCCTCGATGAACAGCAACGCCCGCAAGCAGTTGCAGTTGCTGCAGGACTTGCGCATCGCCGTGGAGCAGCGGCAGTTCAGCCTGCATTACCAGCCCAAGTTCGACGCCGCCAATGGCCGCCCGGTCGGAGCCGAGGCGTTGTTGCGCTGGGCCCATCCGACCCAGGGGCAGTTGATGCCCGACACCTTTATCGACTTGGCGGAAAAGACCGGTTTGATCATTCCCATCGGCGAATGGGTGCTGAACGAAGCTTGTCGCCAGATGCGCGAATGGTACGTGCTCGGTTATACCGATTGGCGTATCGCGGTGAACCTCTCGGCCTTGCAGTTCTGCCACGCCGGGTTGGTGCAGAGCGTGGCCAAGGCGCTGCAGACTCATCATTTGCCAGCCAACAGCCTGACCCTGGAAATCACCGAGACCACCGCCATGAGCGATGCGGACGCCAGCATGACGGTGCTGCAACAGCTTTCGGACATGGGCGTGGACCTATCCATCGACGACTTCGGCACTGGCTATTCGAGCCTGATGTACCTCAAGCGCCTGCCGGCCAACGAGCTGAAAATCGACCGGGGCTTTGTCCGTGACCTGGAACACGACAGCGATGACGCGGCCATCGTTTCGGCCATCGTTGCCCTCGGCCAGGCCTTGGGCCTGCGGATCGTCGCCGAAGGGGTGGAAACCGACGTGCAGCAGAGCTTCCTGACGAAGTTGGGCTGCGATTCGCTGCAGGGCTACCTGCTTGGCCATCCGCAGCCTGCCGAACGTTTCATCCACGACATACGCCAGGCGCAACACGTGGCGATGGCCTGA
- a CDS encoding DUF1345 domain-containing protein, whose protein sequence is MPFLARTHPRLSSATVLGLAVGILAPVDAILSKVLIGWNAGVWTYLILMFWLTVRAKAPDVKRIAEIEDENAGLVLLMVCIAALASLATITFELTGSRDLQTAGKLLHYGFTAMTVIGSWLLIGVIFSVHYARLYYTWEGKEPALRFAEGLTTPNYWDFLYFSFTIGVAVQTSDVGVATRQLRKIVLAQSLIGFLFNTAILGFSVNIAAGLFN, encoded by the coding sequence ATGCCTTTCCTCGCCCGCACTCACCCGCGTCTTTCCAGTGCCACGGTCCTTGGCCTGGCTGTCGGCATCCTGGCGCCTGTGGACGCTATCCTCAGCAAGGTCCTGATCGGCTGGAACGCCGGGGTCTGGACTTACCTGATCCTGATGTTCTGGCTCACCGTCCGGGCCAAGGCGCCCGACGTCAAGCGCATCGCCGAAATCGAAGATGAAAATGCCGGACTGGTCCTGCTGATGGTCTGCATCGCCGCATTGGCCAGCCTGGCGACCATCACCTTCGAACTGACCGGCAGCCGCGACCTGCAAACCGCCGGCAAACTCCTGCATTACGGTTTTACAGCAATGACGGTGATCGGTTCGTGGCTGCTGATCGGGGTGATCTTCAGCGTTCACTACGCGCGGTTGTATTACACCTGGGAAGGCAAGGAGCCCGCCCTGCGGTTTGCCGAAGGGCTGACCACGCCCAACTATTGGGATTTCCTGTACTTCTCTTTCACCATTGGAGTGGCGGTACAAACATCGGACGTGGGGGTGGCCACGCGGCAGTTGCGCAAGATCGTACTGGCGCAGTCGTTGATCGGCTTTTTGTTCAATACGGCGATTCTTGGATTTTCGGTCAATATTGCGGCGGGGTTGTTTAACTAA